The Methanomicrobiales archaeon HGW-Methanomicrobiales-1 genome includes a region encoding these proteins:
- a CDS encoding exonuclease has translation MAALQASARIGSLWHQRMQTLKEYEVVRDGNIFGTSFSNSVVFSSEYDQARQQLEHLIASYHDRPFDGVFSGEEITNDRGTCFSLTSPHSLHPPAFDLDHYRNTILNDLSLVRGIGRATEKRLRERGYETLYDLAEHPKYRSHVHPVIDCMCHGDSRDIMELIGKRHAKSHPLVLGAAGLHEPEDYVFLDIETMGLFSRPIILFGIGVMENGSLNVYQYLLRDIEEEQAALYETIRHLSGERKALVTFNGKAFDLPYINDRLGYYGMDNPVSTRISHFDVLHFSRRHWLGQFPSMRLTALEREILGIHREDDIPGQMVPEFYETYLRTGNCGPLVPIVEHNRQDIISLALLFFHLMGESYGC, from the coding sequence ATGGCTGCTCTACAAGCATCAGCCCGGATAGGATCCCTCTGGCACCAGCGCATGCAGACGCTGAAGGAATACGAAGTTGTCCGGGATGGAAACATATTCGGGACGAGTTTTTCCAACAGTGTTGTTTTCTCATCAGAGTATGATCAGGCACGGCAGCAGCTTGAACATCTGATCGCCAGTTACCATGACCGGCCTTTTGATGGGGTTTTTTCCGGGGAAGAGATCACCAATGACCGTGGGACCTGCTTCTCGTTAACGAGCCCGCACTCCCTTCATCCCCCGGCATTCGATCTCGATCACTACCGGAATACCATTCTTAATGATCTCTCCCTTGTCCGGGGGATTGGACGGGCAACGGAAAAACGACTGCGGGAACGGGGTTATGAGACATTGTACGACCTCGCTGAGCATCCCAAGTACCGTTCGCATGTCCATCCGGTCATTGACTGTATGTGCCACGGGGATTCGCGTGATATCATGGAACTCATTGGTAAACGGCATGCAAAGTCGCATCCCCTGGTGCTGGGAGCAGCAGGTCTGCACGAACCTGAAGATTATGTCTTTCTTGATATCGAGACTATGGGTCTGTTCTCCCGGCCGATCATTCTCTTTGGCATCGGGGTGATGGAAAACGGATCGCTGAATGTTTACCAGTACCTGCTCCGTGATATCGAAGAGGAGCAGGCTGCACTCTATGAAACAATCCGTCACTTGTCCGGAGAGCGAAAAGCACTTGTTACGTTTAATGGCAAAGCATTCGATCTACCCTATATCAATGACCGGCTCGGGTACTACGGGATGGACAATCCTGTCAGTACCCGTATTTCGCATTTTGATGTCCTTCATTTCAGCCGCAGGCACTGGCTGGGTCAATTCCCCTCAATGCGCCTCACCGCACTGGAACGGGAGATATTAGGCATTCACCGCGAGGATGATATTCCCGGCCAGATGGTGCCCGAATTTTATGAGACGTACCTGCGGACGGGTAATTGCGGGCCTCTGGTTCCGATCGTTGAGCACAACAGGCAGGATATTATTTCGCTGGCCCTGTTGTTTTTCCATCTGATGGGGGAATCCTATGGCTGTTGA
- a CDS encoding TIGR01458 family HAD-type hydrolase yields MKGIKGFLIDLDGVLYVGDKPIAGAKDTIEYLMQENYPFRFVSNTTQKCRKTIASRLSAMGFDIPEKYIFTPPLAAVAYMKKTSKLHCYLLTTGNVDRDFEQVCAQDSGSKKDYVIVGDAGDTITYDNLNTAFRHLMEGAELIALEKDRYWMAHDGLSLSAGPFVQALEFASGKTATVMGKPSKAFFDLALHDMGLQNGQVAMIGDDITTDIGGAHHAGMRSILVRTGKFREDTVRNSTVKPTYTIDSITHLKDIL; encoded by the coding sequence ATGAAAGGAATAAAGGGTTTTCTTATCGATCTTGACGGGGTTCTTTACGTGGGAGATAAACCCATTGCAGGAGCGAAGGATACCATCGAATATCTCATGCAGGAAAATTACCCATTCCGGTTTGTCTCCAACACAACACAGAAATGCCGGAAAACCATTGCCAGCCGCTTATCCGCTATGGGATTTGATATCCCCGAGAAATACATTTTCACTCCGCCTCTTGCCGCTGTTGCGTATATGAAAAAAACCAGCAAACTGCATTGCTATCTTCTCACCACCGGGAATGTTGACCGGGATTTTGAGCAGGTTTGTGCACAAGACTCCGGTTCAAAGAAAGATTATGTGATTGTCGGCGATGCCGGGGATACGATTACGTATGACAACCTCAACACAGCCTTCCGCCACCTCATGGAGGGGGCGGAACTGATTGCACTGGAAAAAGACCGGTACTGGATGGCACACGATGGCCTCTCCCTTTCAGCCGGCCCCTTTGTGCAGGCACTTGAATTTGCATCCGGGAAAACAGCAACCGTAATGGGGAAACCTTCGAAAGCGTTCTTTGACCTTGCCCTGCACGACATGGGATTACAAAACGGGCAGGTAGCAATGATTGGCGATGATATTACCACCGATATCGGGGGAGCTCACCACGCCGGGATGAGAAGTATTCTGGTCAGGACGGGGAAATTCCGTGAAGATACAGTGAGAAACTCGACCGTAAAACCAACTTATACTATCGATTCTATCACTCATCTGAAAGATATCTTATGA
- a CDS encoding site-specific DNA-methyltransferase, with protein sequence MRSEKVQDKEGKAKVRQGSKHANKSFFVAETPQILPFVNRILCGDAQDILARIPDRSVDLIITSPPYNFGHTYAQDSHDDTHEWNEYFEKLLQVWTECERVLKPGGRIAVNVQPLFSDYVPTHHIISRQLARLGLLWKAEFLWEKNNYNAKYTAWGSWKSPSMPYIKYTWEFIEVFDKETHKKSGNREDIDITADEFKEWVLGKWSFPPETRMKDYEHPAMFPEELPRRLMKLFSYKNDIILDPFNGAGTTSLVARKQGRRFIGIDVSEQYCAMALKRVTEVDIAPEISDRNPLPSLITIKDLRQEK encoded by the coding sequence ATGAGATCGGAGAAAGTTCAGGATAAGGAAGGCAAGGCAAAAGTAAGGCAGGGATCAAAGCATGCCAACAAGTCTTTTTTTGTCGCTGAAACCCCGCAGATACTCCCGTTCGTGAACCGTATCCTCTGCGGGGATGCACAGGATATTCTTGCCCGTATCCCGGACCGGAGTGTCGATCTCATCATCACTTCACCACCTTACAACTTCGGGCACACCTATGCGCAGGATTCCCATGATGATACCCATGAGTGGAACGAGTATTTCGAAAAGCTCCTGCAGGTATGGACAGAGTGCGAGCGGGTGCTCAAGCCGGGGGGTCGTATTGCCGTAAATGTCCAGCCGCTCTTTTCTGATTATGTCCCCACTCATCATATCATCTCTCGCCAGCTGGCCCGGCTCGGGCTTCTCTGGAAAGCGGAGTTTCTCTGGGAGAAGAACAACTACAATGCAAAATATACGGCTTGGGGAAGCTGGAAATCCCCCTCTATGCCCTACATCAAATACACATGGGAATTCATTGAAGTCTTTGACAAGGAAACGCATAAGAAATCCGGCAACCGTGAAGATATCGATATCACTGCCGATGAATTCAAGGAATGGGTACTCGGAAAGTGGTCATTTCCTCCGGAAACACGAATGAAAGATTACGAACATCCGGCCATGTTTCCTGAAGAACTGCCCCGGAGGCTGATGAAATTGTTCTCGTACAAAAACGACATTATCCTTGATCCGTTCAATGGTGCTGGCACGACAAGTCTTGTTGCACGGAAACAAGGCCGGCGTTTTATCGGTATAGATGTATCAGAACAGTATTGCGCTATGGCACTGAAACGGGTAACCGAAGTGGATATTGCTCCAGAAATTTCCGATAGGAATCCCCTACCCTCCCTTATAACAATAAAAGATCTTAGGCAGGAAAAATGA
- a CDS encoding ABC transporter ATP-binding protein, giving the protein MLQIKNLHVNVGDKEVLHDINLQINDGETHVLLGPNGSGKTTLLMTVMGFSNYMVTKGTITYNGKDVTNMHAHERAKSGIGMLFQRPPTISGLKLGKMLTAISRTKKENILELAQSVHMDKFLERDINKGFSGGEIKRSEVLQLMIQNPDFVMLDEPESGVDLENISLIGTNIGKLLEKDKHLADRRKSGLVITHTGYILDYLDADKGHVMCDGQIRCHGNPREIIKEIKQRGYKECLECRHA; this is encoded by the coding sequence ATGCTGCAGATCAAAAACTTGCATGTCAATGTCGGCGACAAAGAAGTTTTGCACGACATAAATCTCCAGATCAATGATGGGGAAACACATGTTCTGCTGGGCCCCAATGGATCCGGAAAGACAACACTTCTCATGACCGTTATGGGGTTTTCTAACTATATGGTAACAAAAGGGACGATTACCTATAATGGAAAAGATGTAACGAACATGCACGCCCACGAACGGGCAAAAAGCGGAATAGGCATGCTCTTCCAGCGTCCCCCCACAATTTCAGGATTAAAACTGGGAAAGATGCTTACCGCCATTTCCCGGACCAAGAAAGAAAATATTCTGGAACTGGCACAATCAGTCCATATGGACAAATTCCTGGAACGGGACATCAATAAGGGTTTTTCCGGCGGGGAGATCAAACGCAGCGAGGTGCTGCAGCTGATGATCCAGAACCCGGATTTTGTCATGCTCGATGAACCGGAGAGTGGAGTCGATCTGGAGAATATTTCCCTTATTGGCACCAACATTGGCAAACTTCTCGAAAAAGACAAACACCTCGCCGACAGGAGAAAAAGCGGGCTTGTCATTACCCATACCGGATATATTCTCGACTACCTTGATGCCGATAAAGGTCATGTGATGTGCGACGGGCAGATACGGTGTCATGGTAATCCCCGTGAAATCATAAAGGAGATCAAACAGCGCGGATACAAGGAGTGCCTCGAATGCCGTCACGCATAA
- a CDS encoding protein-L-isoaspartate O-methyltransferase: protein MSPYPRAEERCRMVERQIEARGIHNPRVLAAMREIPRHFFIPPPYDQSAYEDNPLPIGNGQTISQPYIVALMTELLRPEPSDNVLEIGAGSGYQAAILSRLVHRLTTMERISAVAILARNNLKLLGIGNVEVIEGDGTQGYLQNAPYNGIIITAATPEIPRMLTDQLADRGRLVAPVGGRDIQELVTLEKQGNRLIPEYHGGVRFVPLIGKHGWEN from the coding sequence ATGTCTCCCTATCCACGAGCTGAAGAGCGGTGCAGGATGGTGGAACGCCAGATCGAAGCCCGGGGCATCCACAACCCCCGCGTACTTGCAGCTATGCGGGAAATTCCACGCCACTTTTTTATCCCTCCACCCTATGATCAATCTGCATACGAGGATAATCCACTCCCGATTGGGAATGGGCAAACCATTTCACAGCCATATATCGTTGCGTTAATGACAGAACTGCTCCGCCCGGAACCTTCCGATAATGTCCTTGAGATTGGAGCGGGAAGCGGGTACCAGGCAGCGATTCTGTCCCGGCTTGTACACCGGTTAACCACCATGGAGCGGATATCAGCAGTAGCAATTCTTGCCCGGAATAATCTGAAATTATTAGGGATCGGGAATGTTGAGGTCATTGAAGGGGATGGAACGCAGGGATATCTGCAGAATGCCCCGTATAATGGAATCATAATTACCGCAGCAACGCCCGAAATTCCCCGAATGCTGACGGACCAGCTCGCGGACAGAGGAAGGCTGGTAGCCCCGGTAGGTGGACGCGATATCCAGGAACTGGTGACACTTGAAAAACAGGGTAACAGACTGATTCCAGAATACCACGGGGGAGTCAGGTTTGTACCTCTCATAGGGAAGCATGGCTGGGAGAACTGA
- a CDS encoding cyclase yields the protein MEIFDITRPLSAETLVYPGDSEPSFKQRDEGKYLISDLHMSTHTGTHIDAPVHYLKSGDTIDTIPLINLIGSCRVVDVSSAGSTITAGHLDGKLDNITRILLKTSFSGHHQFVEDYPSLSFDAAHLITNKGICCIGIDSPSIESYHCDGSVHRELLGKGCIIIELLDLSTVPEGDYDMIALPLRLKGLDGSPARVVLMKT from the coding sequence ATGGAAATTTTTGATATAACGCGACCCCTTTCCGCTGAAACACTGGTGTACCCCGGGGACAGCGAACCGTCCTTCAAACAGCGGGATGAAGGGAAGTACCTGATCAGTGACCTGCACATGAGTACCCACACGGGTACCCACATCGATGCACCGGTTCACTACCTCAAATCCGGTGATACAATCGATACCATTCCCCTCATCAATCTGATTGGCAGCTGCCGGGTGGTGGATGTGAGCAGTGCGGGAAGTACCATTACTGCAGGACACTTAGACGGAAAACTGGACAATATTACCAGAATCCTGCTCAAAACGTCTTTTTCCGGGCACCATCAATTCGTGGAGGATTATCCTTCCCTGTCTTTTGATGCGGCACATCTCATTACGAATAAGGGGATTTGCTGTATCGGGATTGACTCCCCCTCCATCGAATCCTATCACTGCGATGGTTCGGTTCACCGGGAACTTCTTGGAAAAGGATGTATTATCATAGAACTTCTTGACCTGTCAACAGTACCTGAAGGGGATTACGATATGATCGCACTGCCCCTGCGCCTCAAGGGACTTGATGGATCCCCGGCACGCGTTGTGCTCATGAAAACTTAA
- a CDS encoding phosphoglucomutase, with product MLFGSSGIRRKFDQTLVDIALKAGSVLATESSDCIVGMDTRTTSPLLAHLVVSGIIGGGGTAHVTGIVPTPSVAFSTRNAKAGSMITASHNPEEYNGLKLFNPDGSSFTLAQQADMERRLQTPLWADWQHQGDVKSFDAITPHKKAILDLISIKQDLPVVVDCGNGAGCTLTPSLLADAGAKTTCINCDTSGHFARPSEPLKEHLGYLGDMVKKTQSACAVVHDGDADRMMAFDNKGRFIDGDHLLMLFAQYLDAKKVVTTSDASMLIESIADVRRTPVGDSYVSEELRKWGDFGGEPSGAWIFPKISLCPDGPYAAALFCEIASEWDVASSLDKMPAYPILRESFVHESAREIVSSLGASNPTDGIRVADEDGWYLIRASGTEPKIRITAEGKSLQKAKEMLSIGRDRLKQGKTA from the coding sequence ATGCTTTTTGGGTCATCGGGGATTCGAAGAAAATTTGACCAGACACTGGTCGATATCGCATTAAAAGCAGGATCTGTGCTTGCCACTGAGTCTTCAGACTGTATTGTCGGCATGGACACCCGCACAACAAGCCCCCTGCTCGCGCACCTGGTTGTATCCGGTATAATAGGGGGTGGCGGGACAGCGCATGTTACCGGCATTGTCCCGACACCATCGGTTGCATTCAGTACCCGCAATGCAAAAGCCGGCAGTATGATCACCGCCTCGCATAACCCAGAAGAATATAATGGCCTGAAACTGTTCAATCCCGATGGCTCATCCTTTACCCTTGCACAGCAGGCAGATATGGAAAGGCGCCTGCAAACGCCACTATGGGCAGACTGGCAACACCAGGGAGACGTGAAGTCATTTGATGCCATCACCCCCCATAAAAAAGCAATTCTTGATCTTATCAGTATCAAACAGGATCTGCCTGTTGTTGTTGATTGCGGGAACGGTGCGGGATGCACACTTACACCATCACTTCTTGCGGATGCAGGTGCAAAAACCACCTGCATCAATTGCGATACCTCCGGGCATTTTGCCCGGCCCTCTGAACCGCTCAAAGAACATCTCGGCTACCTGGGAGATATGGTTAAAAAAACCCAATCCGCCTGTGCAGTTGTTCATGACGGGGATGCAGACCGGATGATGGCATTCGATAACAAGGGGCGCTTTATCGATGGGGATCACCTCCTCATGCTCTTTGCCCAGTATCTCGATGCAAAAAAGGTCGTTACAACAAGTGATGCTTCAATGCTCATTGAGAGTATTGCAGACGTCCGGCGTACTCCGGTTGGGGACTCCTATGTATCTGAAGAACTCCGGAAATGGGGAGATTTCGGGGGTGAACCATCAGGCGCATGGATCTTCCCGAAGATCTCTCTCTGTCCTGATGGCCCTTACGCAGCAGCACTCTTTTGCGAAATTGCATCCGAATGGGATGTCGCATCTTCGCTTGATAAGATGCCAGCTTACCCGATACTACGGGAGTCATTCGTGCACGAATCTGCACGAGAGATTGTATCTTCGCTCGGTGCTTCAAACCCGACAGATGGTATCCGGGTAGCTGATGAAGACGGCTGGTACCTGATCCGGGCAAGTGGAACCGAACCGAAGATCCGTATCACTGCTGAAGGAAAGTCACTGCAGAAAGCAAAGGAGATGCTTTCAATAGGACGTGACAGGCTGAAACAGGGGAAAACTGCTTAA
- a CDS encoding glucose-1-phosphate thymidylyltransferase translates to MECVVLAAGEGKRMRPLTAKRPKVMLPLANRPMMEHLVLAARDAGITDFVFVVGYGEREIRKYFGDGSAWGIHIAYAAQRHQHGTADAVRSARDLVTGPFLLLNGDMILKTGDIANLCSQPAPCMGISTTDHPGDYGVILEEGGYVTSLEEKSKQPKSNLINAGAYLFSQEIFDLIDQVQLSSRGELELTDAFTGLIAEKKLKAYCLSYWMDVGHPWDMLDANTTLMATLDSGNAGVVEEGVFLQGSVDIGKGSVIKSGTYIEGPCIIGKNCRIGPHAYIRGATSIGDDCHIGHCSEIKNSIIMSGTKIPHFNYIGDSVIGSSCNFGAGTKLANLRHDHGNVKVCGKDTRRKKFGAVIGDEVQFGINCSINVGSMIGSGAHFAPNSSIEGCIGDKAIIR, encoded by the coding sequence ATGGAATGTGTTGTGCTCGCCGCAGGAGAGGGAAAACGGATGCGTCCCCTCACGGCGAAGCGCCCGAAAGTGATGCTCCCGCTCGCTAACCGCCCCATGATGGAGCACCTCGTCCTTGCAGCTCGTGACGCGGGTATAACCGATTTTGTTTTTGTTGTTGGCTATGGGGAAAGAGAGATCCGAAAGTATTTTGGCGATGGTTCTGCCTGGGGCATTCATATCGCGTATGCTGCCCAGCGACACCAGCACGGGACTGCTGATGCCGTCCGGTCAGCACGGGATCTTGTAACAGGACCGTTTCTTCTCTTAAACGGGGATATGATCCTTAAAACAGGCGATATTGCAAACTTGTGCAGCCAGCCAGCTCCCTGCATGGGTATCAGTACAACCGATCATCCCGGAGATTATGGGGTGATTCTCGAGGAAGGGGGTTATGTCACTTCGCTCGAAGAGAAATCAAAACAGCCAAAATCCAACCTCATTAACGCCGGGGCATATCTTTTCTCTCAGGAGATCTTCGATCTCATCGATCAGGTACAGTTATCTTCAAGAGGTGAACTTGAACTCACCGATGCATTTACCGGGTTAATTGCGGAAAAAAAATTAAAAGCCTACTGCCTGTCCTACTGGATGGACGTCGGGCACCCGTGGGATATGCTTGATGCCAATACTACCCTGATGGCAACTCTTGATTCCGGTAATGCCGGGGTTGTTGAAGAAGGAGTGTTCCTTCAGGGTTCTGTTGATATTGGAAAAGGGAGTGTCATAAAATCGGGAACTTATATTGAGGGACCCTGCATCATCGGGAAAAATTGCCGTATAGGTCCTCATGCATATATTCGGGGGGCGACGAGCATCGGCGATGACTGCCATATCGGGCATTGCTCTGAGATAAAAAATTCTATCATCATGAGTGGGACCAAAATCCCCCACTTCAACTATATCGGGGATTCTGTGATTGGATCTAGCTGTAACTTTGGAGCAGGGACCAAACTCGCAAACCTCCGGCATGATCATGGGAATGTCAAAGTATGCGGAAAAGATACGCGAAGGAAAAAATTCGGGGCAGTTATTGGAGACGAGGTCCAGTTTGGCATCAACTGCTCCATCAACGTTGGTTCAATGATAGGGAGCGGAGCACATTTTGCGCCCAATTCATCGATTGAAGGATGCATCGGAGATAAAGCGATAATCCGTTAG
- a CDS encoding nucleotidyl transferase, with translation MQAVILAAGEGKRVRPLTRSRPKAMIPVANRPIIEYVIEALLKNGIRDIIVVVGYRKEQVTRFLNQLDIPIDVVVQTKQLGTAHALLCAESKISGDFLVLPGDNYIDPQSIAKIKDTPNAMLVKEHPNPSNFGVVTLEDGCVTHIIEKPEHAPSFMVSTGIYSLKKDFFTKIHGNDITDVISLMINEGERVRAIPADDWQDAIFAWDLLKMNRRLLSTLPPAREGTASRQTIIQGAVKIGKGTSIGPNTIITGPVFIGNDCTIGPNCCILPNTSIGSRVTIEPFTSIGNTLIMDDSMIGSHSLIMDTVLGERCTLADHTSASPASGLLEIEGCVTRSEFGAIFGDSVKGGSFSLYHNSIIGNNVTIEEQGCLKSRNIPDGSLVM, from the coding sequence ATGCAAGCCGTCATTTTAGCAGCAGGAGAGGGAAAACGGGTGCGCCCGCTCACGAGGAGCCGCCCTAAAGCGATGATTCCGGTGGCAAACCGGCCTATTATCGAATACGTAATCGAAGCACTATTGAAAAATGGCATACGCGACATTATCGTCGTCGTTGGGTACAGAAAAGAGCAGGTGACCCGTTTTTTGAACCAGCTCGATATACCCATAGATGTGGTTGTCCAGACCAAGCAGCTTGGCACTGCACACGCCCTTTTATGTGCGGAATCAAAAATTTCCGGGGATTTTCTTGTCCTGCCCGGAGATAATTACATAGATCCGCAATCAATCGCAAAAATAAAAGATACTCCCAATGCGATGCTGGTAAAAGAACATCCCAATCCTTCGAATTTCGGAGTTGTTACGCTGGAAGACGGATGTGTAACCCACATAATCGAGAAGCCGGAGCATGCCCCCAGTTTCATGGTGAGTACCGGAATTTATTCCCTCAAAAAGGATTTTTTCACCAAAATACACGGAAATGATATAACAGACGTAATATCCCTGATGATCAATGAGGGGGAGAGGGTGCGGGCAATCCCTGCAGATGACTGGCAGGATGCAATCTTTGCATGGGATCTCCTCAAGATGAACCGGCGTCTTCTGAGCACATTGCCACCTGCACGAGAGGGCACTGCAAGCAGGCAGACCATTATACAAGGGGCAGTCAAGATCGGGAAGGGCACATCAATAGGTCCCAACACTATCATCACCGGGCCGGTTTTTATTGGAAATGATTGCACCATAGGTCCGAACTGTTGTATACTGCCCAACACCAGCATTGGTTCCCGGGTCACCATCGAACCTTTTACCTCAATAGGCAACACCCTGATCATGGACGATTCCATGATAGGATCACATTCACTGATCATGGATACGGTTCTCGGAGAGCGGTGTACTCTTGCGGATCATACCTCTGCAAGTCCGGCGAGTGGTCTTCTGGAGATTGAAGGCTGCGTGACACGATCGGAATTCGGAGCAATCTTTGGAGATAGTGTAAAAGGCGGATCGTTTTCCCTCTATCATAACAGCATTATCGGAAACAATGTAACTATTGAGGAACAGGGCTGTCTTAAATCCCGGAACATTCCGGACGGCTCACTGGTGATGTAA
- the glmS gene encoding glutamine--fructose-6-phosphate transaminase (isomerizing) produces MCGIVGYVGRREAAPLIVEGLKKLEYRGYDSFGVATIGKSIELDKHKGRISENTHSALRLKGKIGIGHTRWATHGIPNDINAHPHLDCSGTIALVHNGIIENYAELKRQLKTRGHTFRSETDTEVIVHLIEEEYGKNKDLLLAVQTVVPKLEGSYALLVIANNEEQMIVARNASPLVIGIGDGENFAASDMTPILEHTERAMFLEDGDIATMSQAEVTIYNQGRVVKRPLELIDWSLEDVKKGGFAHYMLKEIYEQPQAFYNTIRAVNAETLLDYIRHPASVTVVACGSSYHTGLIFKYLLEESCRIPVRLEFASEFKYYPPPVEGLVIGITQSGETADTLTALKQAKTHNCRTLAITNILGSSVSRIADATIFMRAGPEISVAATKSFIGQLAVLMQIVNTISHQKCNDMLLHAHQAIEETLLIDLTEAVSVCTGAKDIFYVGRGPFYAVALEGALKMKEISYIHAEGYAAGELKHGPFALLSPDTPVIALCTPGDTYGVMISNIKEMKARGAPVIAVGSEGDSELPDIVDIFIPIPRTAPFVQVLTSLVVLQLLAYYTAVALGRDVDKPRNLAKSVTVE; encoded by the coding sequence GTGTGCGGTATTGTCGGGTATGTCGGCAGGAGAGAGGCTGCACCCCTGATCGTTGAAGGGCTGAAAAAACTCGAATACCGGGGATACGATTCATTCGGTGTGGCAACCATCGGAAAGTCTATTGAACTGGATAAGCACAAGGGAAGAATATCCGAAAACACCCATTCGGCGTTACGTCTGAAAGGAAAGATTGGCATTGGCCACACCCGTTGGGCAACCCATGGTATTCCCAATGATATCAACGCCCATCCCCATCTGGACTGCTCCGGTACTATTGCCCTTGTCCACAATGGAATTATTGAAAATTATGCAGAGTTAAAAAGGCAACTCAAAACACGGGGACATACATTTCGTTCAGAAACGGACACCGAAGTAATCGTTCACCTTATAGAAGAGGAATATGGAAAGAATAAAGACCTGCTCCTTGCAGTCCAGACAGTTGTCCCGAAACTTGAAGGATCCTATGCCCTGCTTGTTATCGCAAATAATGAAGAGCAGATGATCGTGGCCCGTAATGCAAGTCCACTGGTTATCGGAATAGGAGATGGGGAGAACTTTGCTGCGTCGGATATGACTCCCATACTCGAACACACCGAACGTGCCATGTTTCTTGAAGATGGGGATATTGCTACCATGAGCCAGGCGGAGGTAACGATATACAACCAAGGTAGGGTTGTAAAACGTCCTCTGGAACTCATAGACTGGTCACTTGAAGATGTTAAAAAAGGCGGGTTTGCCCATTATATGCTCAAAGAGATCTATGAGCAGCCCCAGGCATTCTACAACACCATCCGTGCAGTAAATGCCGAAACCCTTCTGGATTATATCCGTCATCCCGCATCCGTCACCGTTGTTGCCTGCGGCTCTTCATATCATACCGGGCTTATCTTTAAGTATCTCCTTGAAGAGTCCTGCAGGATTCCAGTCCGGCTTGAATTTGCATCAGAATTCAAATATTATCCACCCCCCGTAGAAGGGCTGGTTATCGGGATCACCCAATCCGGTGAAACTGCCGATACCCTTACCGCACTCAAACAGGCAAAGACCCACAACTGCAGAACCCTTGCAATCACCAATATTTTAGGAAGCAGTGTGAGCCGGATTGCGGATGCAACTATATTCATGCGGGCAGGACCCGAGATCAGTGTTGCTGCAACGAAATCATTTATCGGCCAGCTTGCCGTGCTGATGCAGATCGTCAACACTATCTCTCACCAAAAGTGCAATGACATGCTCCTGCATGCCCACCAGGCGATCGAAGAGACCCTGTTGATAGATCTTACTGAAGCGGTCTCTGTTTGTACCGGTGCAAAAGATATTTTTTATGTGGGTCGCGGCCCGTTTTACGCAGTGGCACTCGAAGGGGCCCTCAAGATGAAAGAGATCTCGTACATCCATGCCGAAGGATATGCAGCAGGGGAACTCAAACACGGTCCTTTTGCCCTTCTTTCACCCGACACCCCGGTTATTGCACTCTGCACACCCGGAGACACCTACGGGGTGATGATCTCCAACATCAAAGAGATGAAAGCGCGGGGGGCACCCGTGATAGCTGTGGGTAGCGAGGGAGATAGTGAACTTCCCGACATCGTTGATATTTTCATTCCGATTCCCCGCACAGCCCCCTTTGTTCAGGTGCTCACCAGCCTTGTGGTCCTCCAGCTTCTCGCATATTATACAGCAGTTGCACTGGGGCGGGATGTCGATAAACCCAGAAACCTGGCAAAGAGCGTGACGGTCGAATGA